A window of Candidatus Methylomirabilota bacterium genomic DNA:
CGGCGAGAACGGATCGCGCCTGGGCCACCTCCAGCCGATCCTGGAAATCTCCCGATCGCGCGATCGTCGGATCCGTCTGGATGTCCCGGGTGGAGAGGGGTCGGCCCTCTCTGGCCACGCGACCCATCAGTCCCATGCCGGGCGGCAGCACATGACCGGGTTTGAACGCGCCACGCGCGCCGCCGCTGGCCGCGATGGCGCGCAAGGAGCCGTCCGGCTCCAGCACGCGGAGCACGGCGATCTGCGCATCGAAGAGCGGCAGCACGCTTTCCACGGTCTGCTCCCCCACCGCGCTCATCTCCAGGGTCTCGGTGAGGTTCCGCGCCACCCGGGCCAGCTCGGCGGCCACCCGGCGCGCCCGCTCCGTTTGCGCGTGCACCCGGGCATTGTGAAAGGCCAGCCCGGCATGATCGGCGAAGACCTGGACCAGTCGGATATCCTCGGCGCTGAAGGTGCGGCCGGGCCGGTCGGAGACGCCGATGGCCCCGATGATCTGGCCGTGCACCAGCAGAGGCACGGCCAGGACGGCACGGTAGCGTGCTTGCTCGATCCGGCGCCGCCCCTCCGGGCTGAGGGTGATGGCCGGGTCATTGAGGATGTCGGCAGAGGCCACGGGCTCGCGCCGCGCCACGGCGAGGCCGACCGCCCCGGCGCCGCGGGCCCACACCAACCCGTCTTGAAAGCCCGTGCCGATGTCGCCCGCCACTGCCACGCCAATCAGCTCCTGGGTCTGCTCGTCGAGTCGATACAGCGCCGTCGCGTAAGCATGAAGCAGACCCTTCAAGGACTCCACGATTCGCTGCTCGACTTCACCGGGATCCAGGGACTGGGAGAGCAGCTGGGTCGTCCCGGCCAGGCTCTCCGCGAACTGGCGCCGCCGCTCCGTCTCCTCCAGAAGATGGCGATTCCGCTCTTCCACCAGGAGTCGCTCGGCGGCGGCGGTCTCGAGCGCGCGGCCCACCTCGTCGACCTCGTGCAGGGACGAGAGGCGCGTCTCGGGCACCTGACCCTGGAGCAGCTCGCCGGCCGATCGGGCCAGGGAGCGAATGGGCCCGGCGATACGCTGGGCGCCCCACATGGCGGCGAGGATGGCCAGGAGCATGGAGCCGGCGCCCACGATCAGGAGCAGCCAGAGGGACGAGCGCAGGGGAGCGTCGGCGGTCGTCTGAGGCACGCCGAGAACAATGGTCCAGCCCGTGCGAGGAGAGCGGCTGATGGCCGCGTAGAGCACTTGACCGTTGGCGGAGGCCTTGAAAGCTCCTTCGTTCGTCTCAGCCATCTTCGCCGTGAGTTGCGGAGTGCCGCGCTGGCCAATGAATTGCTCGGCCTCGCGAGTCCGGGCAATGATCACCTTGTTGCGGTCGAGCAGCGTCCCGATGGCGTCGGGGCTTACCTTCTGCTGGACGAGCACATCCGTGAGAGCCGTGGGAGACAAGACCGCGGCCAGGACGTAGACGGGGGTGCCGTCGCGCACCACGGGTACCGCGGCCAGAATGATCGGCCTCTGCAGGACTCGGCCCGTGAAAAGATCGGACACGATCGGGGTGGCGGTGGCGAAGACGAGGCGGACGAGCTCAGGATTGCCCGCGAGGGGGAGTGGCCTTCCGGGCGGAGTCCACGTGTTGACGAGCTGGTGAGCGTCCGGAGCGAAAAGCACGATGTTCTGCCATGAAGGCTGCGTGGCGATGGCCACTCGGGCGGCTCGGTCGAACTCTCGGATGTTGCCCTTCTGGAGATGCTCGGAGGTGGCGAGGGAGCGGAGCACGGAGAGCGAGGCCAAGACCTGCTGATCGACCGCGACCGACAACGCGCGAGCAGTCTCGACCAGGCCTTGGTCGGTCGCCTG
This region includes:
- a CDS encoding GAF domain-containing protein is translated as MRIRSHLVLLFLGILIPILAFSGVMLVLFNRHTRQATDQGLVETARALSVAVDQQVLASLSVLRSLATSEHLQKGNIREFDRAARVAIATQPSWQNIVLFAPDAHQLVNTWTPPGRPLPLAGNPELVRLVFATATPIVSDLFTGRVLQRPIILAAVPVVRDGTPVYVLAAVLSPTALTDVLVQQKVSPDAIGTLLDRNKVIIARTREAEQFIGQRGTPQLTAKMAETNEGAFKASANGQVLYAAISRSPRTGWTIVLGVPQTTADAPLRSSLWLLLIVGAGSMLLAILAAMWGAQRIAGPIRSLARSAGELLQGQVPETRLSSLHEVDEVGRALETAAAERLLVEERNRHLLEETERRRQFAESLAGTTQLLSQSLDPGEVEQRIVESLKGLLHAYATALYRLDEQTQELIGVAVAGDIGTGFQDGLVWARGAGAVGLAVARREPVASADILNDPAITLSPEGRRRIEQARYRAVLAVPLLVHGQIIGAIGVSDRPGRTFSAEDIRLVQVFADHAGLAFHNARVHAQTERARRVAAELARVARNLTETLEMSAVGEQTVESVLPLFDAQIAVLRVLEPDGSLRAIAASGGARGAFKPGHVLPPGMGLMGRVAREGRPLSTRDIQTDPTIARSGDFQDRLEVAQARSVLAVPLWAKGAIIGALCIGDRIDRQFFEEEVTLLQTFADQAAIALENARLFDEQRRTQEALRETSDRLRVLIDASPLAIIALDSDGLVKNWNRAATTLFGWTEEEIIDKPLPTIPDDRSDELKDLFDQYRLGRSVTGLETQRQRKDGSLVDVVLSVAPLLDAHGRHVGSLGLIADVTQRKALEQQLLQSQKMEAIGQLAGGIAHDFNNLLTVITGRSSLALELTTLDRETRHDLELITRTAERAAALTRQLLAFSRKQVLQPRPVDLNALVQNVAPILRRLIGEHIELIITPGVEPGRVMADPGQLDQVIVNLVVNSRDAMPEGGMVRIAVERLRVPDVVRHDQGHIPAGEYSTLTVQDSGCGVDQATLRRIFEPFFTTKEVGKGTGLGLSTVHGIVHQSGGHIGVDSTVGRGTTFTIYLPCIEEKAAADEVRDTVAPLARGSETVLVVEDEEEVRRLAADVLKKCGYTVLETGDPLEALLIAERHARDIQLLITDMVMPAMGGTALAAEVIKSCPRVSLLYVSGYADQMVVAHGMVDPPGAFLQKPFHPGDLARVVRETLDAVHAAPARS